One Microbacterium marinum genomic window carries:
- a CDS encoding DsbA family protein: MARAICADGRRTRIMKTPAKVTILVLAGLIAVVIGAILIAVMNRPAAPEPEPSGSALPGTRTNTHILDEAGPDAPTLVEFLDFECEACGGLYPVIEQVREQYRGDINYAIRYFPIPSHANSMNAALAVEAAAQQGKVEDMYHRMFETQAEWGERQSSEAPRFRTFAEELGLDMTAFDAAVADPETRARVELDYNEGIAWDVRGTPTFFLDGEVLELTQLSDLTDALDEAISD, translated from the coding sequence TTGGCGCGCGCGATCTGCGCAGACGGAAGAAGGACACGAATCATGAAAACACCCGCGAAAGTGACGATCCTCGTCCTCGCCGGTCTCATCGCGGTGGTCATCGGAGCGATCCTCATCGCGGTGATGAACCGGCCTGCAGCCCCCGAACCTGAACCCAGCGGAAGTGCCCTTCCAGGCACCCGGACCAACACACACATCCTGGATGAGGCCGGCCCCGACGCTCCCACGCTTGTCGAGTTCCTCGATTTTGAGTGCGAGGCCTGTGGCGGTCTCTACCCCGTGATCGAGCAGGTCCGCGAGCAGTACCGCGGCGATATCAACTACGCCATCCGGTACTTCCCCATCCCTTCTCACGCCAACTCGATGAACGCTGCCCTCGCCGTCGAAGCCGCCGCCCAGCAGGGAAAGGTCGAGGACATGTACCACCGCATGTTCGAAACGCAAGCGGAGTGGGGGGAGCGCCAAAGCTCAGAGGCGCCCCGGTTCCGCACCTTCGCTGAAGAACTCGGGCTCGACATGACCGCGTTCGACGCGGCGGTCGCAGACCCGGAAACACGAGCGCGCGTGGAGCTCGACTACAACGAAGGCATCGCATGGGACGTTCGAGGAACACCCACGTTCTTCCTGGACGGCGAGGTGCTCGAACTCACCCAGCTGAGCGATCTCACCGATGCGCTTGATGAGGCGATCTCCGACTGA